The nucleotide sequence GCGCGGTTTAGAAGAAGGTGATCTTCCCGACCTAATAGTTATAGATGGAGGTAAAGGCCAACTCAACTCGGCTCGTGCCGCGCTAAGTGATTATGGCATAGACCACATTGAGATTGTTGGTTTAGCCAAAGCAAAAATCGATAGCGCAACAGAACACAATCACAAACTGCAAACTCGACGTCGTGGTCGTGCTACTTCGACTCTTACCGACACGCCAGATCGCATTTTTGTATTAGGGCAAAAAAAACCAATAATATTAGGGGAAAACTCCGCAGAATTATTTTTACTAACTCGTGCTCGCGATGAGGCACATCGTTTTGCTATTACTTTTCAACGAAAACAGCGCAAACAAAGCATCTCTCGTTCGATACTTGATAACATTGCGCAAATTGGCCCAAAACGTCGACAATCACTTCTTAGAACCTTTGGTTCATTAGCACAAATACGCAAAGCTAATGCTGAGGATATCACGAAAGTTATAGGCCCAAAAGCTGCGCAAATTTTACTCGACACTTTATTAAAAAAAAATATACAAAGCTGATATGATCCCAAACAAAAATAGTAGAGTTTGGTACTAAATCAAACATGAGGTACACTTATTGCTAACGTGCTAGAACCAACCGTTTTAATCATTGATGATAGTGAAATGCTGCGTAACCATGTTCAGCGGGTTTTATCTGAACGTGGTGTTTTTAAACACTTTTTTATGGCCGGCAATGGAATTGAAGGTTTTAAATTCTTAGTTTCTAATTATGTACAACTGGTATTATGCGACCTGGTTATGCCAGGAATGGATGGTTTCAAGTTTTTAAGTCTCAAAGAAAGCCGCCCAGAATTAAACGAAGTACCGGTAATCATGCTAACCGGCCAAGAAGATGTTAAAGCCAAAGTTAAAGGTTTTGAGGCAGGCGCATCCGATTATCTGGTTAAGCCTTTTGATGATGAAGAATTAGTAGCTCGCGTTAGGGTGCACCTAAAAATAAAAACCTTGCAAGATGAATTAAAAGAAAAAAACGTCCGACTTTTAGAGCTGTCACGTACTGATGCGCTTACTGGTTTATCAAATGTACGTCATCTTCTTGAAGTTATAAGTGTTGAGCTACCTCGTGCTGAGCGCTATCAGACGTCACTGGCCTTTTTAATGCTTGATGTTGATAATTTTAAACAACTTAACGATCAATATGGCCACCAAGCAGGTGATGCCGGTTTGCAAAAAGTAGCCGAAATTTTACAAGCCGGTATACGTCAATACGATGTTGCAGCGCGGTATGGCGGTGATGAGTTTGCGCTGCTTTTGCCTCAAGCTGACGTAGAAGGGGCAATGGCTTGTGGTGAACGTTGCCGCCAAGATATTGAAAAAATTACTATTTCTGGTTCAAAACCACCAGTTCTCACTGCAAGTATTGGTATTGTGTTATACCCAAATCCAAAAGTTAAAAAGACTGATGATCTCATCCGCCTTGCTGATAACGCCCTATATAAAGCAAAAAAAGATGGACGCAATCGAATTGTAGTATCTCCCTAAAGCACTTTTACGGGTGTATGTTAAAAAAAAACGCCAGAAAATCGTCGTGGTGTGAGTTCTTGTTATAGTATGGGTGATAGATTGGAGAGGTTGTGTTAACCCCAGATAGCTTGAACAAAGAATTGCTAAATTCAGCGGGCCGAGTTCATGAAATCAATGGGCAAGAGACACCGCTTTCTTTTGCGCTAAATTTTATTAGCGGTCGCGGATTACTAACCCTTCGTGACCGTCAGCTAAATAGTATTCTTATTAAGCTATTAGAGCTTGAAATCCCCAATATTGCTTTTCCGTTTGACGTAACTGGAGGTTCTGAGCGCTTTAAAACTAGGCGTTGTAAATTAATGCACCTAGTTTTTAGTTTAGGTCTTGAAGGTCTATCTGCTGCTTTGTCGCAAAACTCAATATTAGCTAACGGTTTTGTTGAATTACATCCACATTTGCGCGATGGCTGCGTAGAATTATCTGGGCGTTTTAAAATTGGGGAAGCTGAAGCTGATTTCACCATACGTGCATCAATAATTTTACGCTCTCCCGAAGAACTTGGTGTCGTTTTTTATGATACGCGCGTATATGGAGTATTACCGGTACCTGCAGCACTTTTGCCGGTATACTTAGGACGAGCACTCAACCTTTCTTATATTGATATTAGTCGCGCTGGCGTCTGGATTATTCGCCCAGTTGAGCATTTTATTCGTAATACGCTACCTCAAAGTGGTTGGAAAATTCCTGATACACGCTCGGCCCATTTAGTTGCGGCTGATGTCGCTCGTGGCCGCATTACTATAGCGGCAGGCCCAGAGCCTGATCCAACACAAAAGCAGATAAATGAACGTGAACCACCAGCAGAGGCGGTGATTGCTAGCGAAGGTATTATTGCGCTTACTACCGCAGAACGCGCTCTTGCTCGAGGTGATATTCCCGAAGCTTTACAACTATTTCGTGATGCTTTTGATGAAGGTCGTGGTGGTCGTTGGGCACGTTTGCGTTTATTGCAAATCGGTGCTGCTGATCCAACCTTAGCACAAGACACCCGACAACTTGCCGAAGAAGCTTTAAGTGAAAACCCTAAAGATATTCAAGCACTCTTAGCCCTTGCGGCACTAGCCCTGCGAGATAAAACTTGGGGCGAAGCTGCTAATCGCTTTGGAGCTTTAGCTGATATTGCCCATGAGCGTAAAGAACGCACAGATATAGTAACGGCCGAACTAGCAGCAGCAGCAGCAGCTACTCCTGTTGATCCCACTAGCGCTTTAGCAGCTTATGAGCGTGCAGCCGCAAGAGCTCGTGACTCAATTGTTGCACATCGAGCTTTATTTAGTTTGCGTCTAACTCTTGGCGATTGGAGCGGAGCAGTACAAGCTGGTGAGCGTTTATTACGTTTGCTAAAACAACCCGAAGCTCAAGCTGTAGTTCATCGTGAATTAGGTAAACTGCAGCGTTTACACCTGCATGACTTCAAACAAGCTCGCAGTCATTTTGAGCGAGCATTGCGTCTGTGCCCTGAAGATCCTGATGCGTTAGAAGGTTTGGCTGAAACTTATGCAGCACGCGGTGAGCCGGGACGCGCTGCTTCTTATTTGGCACGTCTTGCTGAACAGGCGGAAGGTACCGGAGATATCAGTCGTATTATTGCTCTAAACTTACGATTAGGAAATATCTGGGAACGTTGGCTGGCTGACCCTGAAGCTGCTGCGGCGCGTTATTATCGCGTACTTGATGCTGATCCGAAAAACCGGCAAGCGCGTTTGCGTTTAGCTTATCTTGCCGAAAACAAAGGCGAGTTGATACGTGCTCGCGTTCTTTATGAAGACATCCTGGCTAGCGAAGAAGGCAATACTGAAAGCGAGGCTATTCCTGATATCGTTGCTACATATACACGCTTAGCTCGTGTTACTTTTGCCTCTTCAGGACCCAGCGCCGAGGCTGTCGCTTGCTTAGAAAGAGCTGTTGAAATCGAACCAGCAAACCATTTAGCTCGTGAAGAATTAGCTAAGCTCTTGCGCTTACGTGGTGAGTGGGGACGTCTTATTCATCACTTAGCTGATAGCGCCGCTGTTGCCACTAGCCCAGAAGAAGCGCGACAAGCACGCCTTGATGCCGCACGACTTGAAATTCGTGAGCGACATAATCCCGCTGCCGCTGAGCCTCATCTTACCGAATTGCTAAAAGCACATCCTGATGATGATGAAGCTCTTGAGTTGTTGGTGCCATTATTAGAAAACAATGGCGATATTGATAAGTTGGTTCATTGCTATTACAGTGCAGCACAAGCAACGCTAGAACCCGAACGCAAGGCACAATGGCTATTACGTATAGGTGAAGTACGACAAGAAGAAGCAAGAGCGCAGCAATATTTTTCTGCTGCATTAGACGCTAATCCTTATTTATTAACTGCCGCAACAGCATTGGTTGCACATGCACATAAGCACGGCACTCCTGAACAAAAAGCAACAGCTTTTCTACGTTTAGCAGTGGCAAGTGTTGACAATAGTGCGAAAGCCCGCGCCTTATTCGAAACCAGTACAATATTATGGCGTGATCTTGGGCGTCCTCGTGATGCCGAAGCTATTTTGCATGAAGCTACACTACTGGCATCTGAAGATGTTGAAGTTTGGATAGCCCTAGCAACCATTCAAGAAGAAAATGGTCAATTAACCGCAGCGCGCGAAGCTCTAGAAAATGCTTTACCATCGTTAGTGGCCAATAACGATGGCCGTGCCTTGGTACATACGCGCTTAGCTGAAATCTACCGTCGCACTGGAGATGCTGAAGGTCAAGCGGCACATCTATTATCAGCGATGGCAAATGGTGCCGATACCACCATATTACGCCCACGCTTAATTCAAGTGCTTTCAAGCCTTGGACGACAAGAACAGTTAGCTGACTTGTTAGAATCATGGGCAGTAAATGCCAGTGGTGATGAAGCAGATAGTTTGCGCATAGAAGCCGCTGGTATTCGCGAAAGCAACGGGCAAATTCAACGGGCTCTTGATCTTTATCGCACGGTACTTGTTGAAAAACGTGATGCTGCATTAACTGCCGCTAAGCATCTTGAGCAATTAGCTGTTGCACAAAATGACGCTGCTACTGTTGCTCAGGCTTTAGCGTACCAATTAGAGCTGGCCTTTGACGAAGAGGCAAAAACATTATTAACCCGTCTGCTTAAGGCAGAGATCGCCGCTGGCAATAACGCCCGCGCTGAATCTTGTGCCTTGCGTCTGCTCGAATTAGACCCACGTAGTGCCTTAGCTCACCAACAACTGGCTGAGCACTATGAAATCAATTGCGATTTTGGCAGTGCACTTAAACATTGGTTGGCGCTTATCTACGAAACTAGTCGCGAAGAAAATGACCGTACTAGCAGACGTCAAGCTTATTCACGAGCAGCTGCTTTAGCGCTTGATATCGGGCCTGAGCATGTTACACGCTTGCGTGATAGCTACGACCGCGAATTGCCTGAGGCACCACCTACAGCAATTACGCGTTCACTATCTGAGATTTTCACTCAAAAAGCGGCATGGGAACAAT is from Deltaproteobacteria bacterium and encodes:
- a CDS encoding diguanylate cyclase, translated to MLRNHVQRVLSERGVFKHFFMAGNGIEGFKFLVSNYVQLVLCDLVMPGMDGFKFLSLKESRPELNEVPVIMLTGQEDVKAKVKGFEAGASDYLVKPFDDEELVARVRVHLKIKTLQDELKEKNVRLLELSRTDALTGLSNVRHLLEVISVELPRAERYQTSLAFLMLDVDNFKQLNDQYGHQAGDAGLQKVAEILQAGIRQYDVAARYGGDEFALLLPQADVEGAMACGERCRQDIEKITISGSKPPVLTASIGIVLYPNPKVKKTDDLIRLADNALYKAKKDGRNRIVVSP